A stretch of the Pelmatolapia mariae isolate MD_Pm_ZW linkage group LG23, Pm_UMD_F_2, whole genome shotgun sequence genome encodes the following:
- the LOC134620225 gene encoding probable ribonuclease ZC3H12C produces the protein MGQKDHVEAGAGHILDLGLDLEYLHVAGGDRQAGGADGPPAMEEQGESTAGSPPLTVLEENSGSDAEGESALTTSSTLAPGTDSDGGDGGSTHSKNTHQPLCRTQCVDLGTEGPPEPPSELLAELECDAHAQSTLGSPSEHLSEPPPSLSASEPGYEAGGKEYQAKLEFALKLGYSEETVRLVLSKLGPDTLINDILGELVKLGTKSDSEQPAGLLASTSSSSSSSSSCGCSDLLEGQRPDSPCHSDSLCDQDNLRPVVIDGSNVAMSHGNKEVFSCQGIQLAVDWFLERGHQDITVFVPAWRKEQSRPDAPITDQEILRRLEKEKILVFTPSRRVQGRRVVCYDDRFIVKLAYESDGIIVSNDNYRDLANEKPEWKKFIDERLLMYSFVNDKFMPPDDPLGRHGPSLDNFLRKRPVMPEQKKQPCPYGKKCTYGHKCKYYHPERGAQPQRAVADELRASAKTCVVSKNQGDAGLVKSHSVPAGSIDAKKGAPKRQSDPSIRALSYSDAEEKLLAKGRLEVQKNTVCGSSSSSSTSGSCGGSISMSPAPGGPPSTLGLPQEQQARPVMAHGHLPAPSHDLYPHCESPDLSYYSVTRAYTGLSLSSRRSPDCRFPNDTDLRLGSAGSECSSESSCDSYGERQCPGCPPDPLLEDAVHFPNPHSRLYSHHATSSHELCGLHPAEYTNIQHSHTPSTGLHPYHLSAARGQSCAHDPPPLEAPPKRPLYPLPPHLQHQPLTARSSCPGDYHSLPQSNPAPPGSPLGRCLAPTRADSVSDSHLYEHLSTSHHHHRPKALPSWDKYYRQPPLPPSRYEPPTYQSLPDTRQSSWHTPPWTQDGYGQHHSSHPALHPSPTHYLSHPPPPAHSPCPPHPSSTPLPPYPPHSSHLTVPSHAPPSYMSQHPESPSHSRYGDAREKVYINLCNIFPSELVSRVMARSPHITDPQQLAAAILAEKAQTGY, from the exons ATGGGTCAGAAGGACCATGTGGAGGCAGGTGCAGGCCATATCCTCGACCTGGGGCTGGATTTGGAGTATCTACACGTAGCGGGGGGTGACCGGCAGGCTGGCGGCGCTGACGGGCCCCCTGCTATGGAGGAGCAGGGGGAGAGCACCGCTGGCTCCCCTCCACTGACCGTCCTAGAGGAAAACAGTGGGTCTGACGCAGAGGGCGAGTCAGCGTTGACCACCAGCTCCACCCTCGCTCCAGGTACCGACTCGGACGGAGGAGACGGAGGGTCGACTCACAGTAAGAACACCCACCAGCCCCTCTGCAGGACCCAGTGTGTGGACTTAGGAACCGAAGGCCCTCCTGAGCCCCCATCTGAACTTCTAGCAGAGCTTGAATGTGACGCCCATGCCCAGTCCACACTCGGCTCCCCATCTGAGCACCTGTCTGAACCTCCACCCAGTCTGTCTGCTTCAGAGCCTGGCTATGAGGCTGGTGGGAAAGAGTACCAGGCTAAGCTCGAGTTTGCCCTCAAACTCGGCTACTCTGAGGAGACGGTGCGACTGGTGCTGTCTAAGCTCGGCCCTGACACCCTAATCAATGACATACTGGGAGAGCTGGTTAAGCTGGGCACCAAGTCAGACAGTGAGCAGCCGGCTGGATTATTAGCCTCTACCTCAtcctcttcatcttcctcaTCCTCCTGTGGATGTTCTGATTTGCTGGAAGGCCAGAGGCCAGACTCACCCTGTCATTCAGACTCTTTGTGTGACCAGGACAACCTGCGGCCAGTCGTGATAGATGGCAGCAATGTAGCCATGAG CCATGGCAACAAGGAAGTGTTTTCCTGTCAGGGCATCCAGCTGGCTGTAGATTGGTTCCTCGAGCGCGGCCATCAAGACATCACAGTTTTTGTGCCTGCGTGGCGGAAAGAGCAGTCCCGACCCGATGCCCCTATAACAG ATCAGGAGATCTTACGTCGCCTAGAGAAGGAAAAAATCCTGGTGTTCACGCCTTCGCGGCGTGTCCAAGGTCGACGCGTGGTCTGCTATGACGACCGCTTCATTGTCAAGCTGGCCTATGAGTCAGACGGCATTATCGTCTCCAACGACAACTACAGAGACCTGGCTAACGAGAAGCCCGAGTGGAAGAAGTTCATAGATGAGCGGCTTCTCATGTATTCCTTTGTCAATGATAA ATTCATGCCGCCAGATGACCCTCTTGGTCGTCACGGCCCCAGCTTAGACAACTTCCTGAGAAAAAGGCCTGTCATGCCTGAGCAGAAGAAGCAGCCTTGTCCATACG GAAAGAAGTGTACTTACGGTCACAAATGTAAGTACTACCACCCGGAGCGAGGCGCCCAACCACAGCGTGCCGTGGCTGATGAGCTGCGTGCCAGTGCCAAGACTTGCGTCGTCTCAAAGAACCAGGGTGACGCCGGGCTGGTGAAGAGCCACAGCGTGCCAGCTGGCAGCATCGACGCCAAGAAAGGCGCCCCGAAAAGGCAGTCGGACCCCAGCATCCGAGCTCTGTCATACAGCGACGCCGAAGAGAAGCTGCTGGCCAAAGGGAGGCTGGAGGTGCAGAAGAATACTGTGTGtggcagcagcagtagcagctcCACTAGCGGTAGCTGCGGTGGGAGTATAAGCATGTCCCCGGCCCCAGGAGGCCCACCATCCACTCTTGGCCTCCCACAAGAGCAGCAAGCGAGACCAGTGATGGCTCATGGTCACTTACCAGCCCCCAGCCATGACCTTTACCCTCACTGTGAGTCTCCAGACTTAAGCTACTATTCAGTAACACGTGCTTACACTGGCCTGAGCCTCTCCTCCAGACGGAGCCCAGACTGTCGCTTCCCCAACGACACAGACCTGCGGCTGGGCTCAGCCGGCTCCGAGTGCAGCAGCGAAAGCAGCTGCGACTCGTACGGCGAGAGGCAGTGTCCCGGATGCCCCCCGGACCCCTTACTGGAAGACGCTGTCCATTTTCCTAATCCCCACAGCCGACTGTACTCCCATCATGCCACATCTAGCCATGAACTTTGTGGCCTGCATCCTGCCGAATACACAAACATTCAGCACAGCCACACGCCGAGCACAGGACTACACCCTTACCACCTGAGCGCCGCACGCGGGCAGAGCTGCGCTCATGATCCGCCTCCACTAGAGGCTCCCCCAAAGCGGCCCCTCTACCCCCTGCCCCCTCATCTCCAGCACCAACCGCTGACCGCACGGTCCAGCTGCCCAGGCGACTACCACTCTCTGCCGCAGTCCAACCCCGCACCCCCTGGCTCACCCCTTGGCCGCTGCCTGGCCCCAACGCGAGCAGACAGTGTGTCCGACTCACACCTGTACGAACACCTCTCCACATCGCACCATCACCACCGACCAAAAGCCCTGCCCAGCTGGGACAAGTACTACAGGCAGCCACCGCTGCCGCCATCCAGATATGAGCCGCCTACCTACCAAAGCCTGCCAGACACACGCCAGTCTTCCTGGCACACTCCTCCATGGACACAAGACGGCTACGGCCAGCATCACTCCTCTCACCCAGCTCTCCACCCATCCCCAACTCATTACCTCAGCCACCCACCGCCCCCAGCCCACTCTCCTTGCCCGCCTCATCCATCCAGCACCCCTCTCCCGCCGTACCCACCTCACAGCTCTCACCTTACCGTGCCGTCTCATGCCCCTCCCTCCTACATGTCACAGCACCCAGAATCCCCTTCGCACAGTCGCTACGGCGATGCGAGGGAGAAAGTGTACATAAACCTGTGCAACATCTTCCCCTCAGAACTGGTAAGCCGGGTTATGGCCAGAAGCCCCCACATCACAGACCCCCAGCAGCTGGCAGCTGCCATCCTTGCAGAAAAAGCCCAAACAGGCTACTGA